A single window of Haliotis asinina isolate JCU_RB_2024 chromosome 5, JCU_Hal_asi_v2, whole genome shotgun sequence DNA harbors:
- the LOC137284060 gene encoding QRFP-like peptide receptor — MGNALAKYWILGGFACKVMPFMTNLSVASSSLTLCCIALDRYNAIVHPLKVNVMKNPRRAAVLLLCVWTVSISASVPYALLYNMYDICKGDSCESVAHLCYASNSGLLGSLEMWLTLVVLLVLPLSFIAITYGIVIWRLWSKRTIGVWIPTAEDLRTRHKKKAVVMMVLVVVLFACCWTPLLLFDVIGREESLKASQTNLILKYFLQWFALSSACYNPIIYAFMNERFRRKFTKLCSCRRARVEPLNSTQTAVPRLRTSRSPRLMSHQFQGTPRRF; from the coding sequence ATGGGAAATGCCTTGGCAAAATACTGGATCCTTGGAGGATTTGCTTGTAAGGTCATGCCGTTTATGACAAACCTGTCTGTGGCTTCCAGTTCTCTGACACTGTGTTGCATTGCATTAGATCGCTATAATGCCATTGTTCATCCTCTCAAAGTGAACGTCATGAAGAACCCGAGGCGGGCAGCCGTACTTCTTCTCTGCGTCTGGACCGTCTCCATCTCCGCGAGCGTACCCTATGCGCTGCTTTACAACATGTATGACATATGCAAGGGGGACAGCTGTGAATCAGTAGCGCATCTCTGTTACGCATCTAACAGTGGTCTCCTGGGGTCTCTGGAAATGTGGTTAACGCTGGTTGTACTCTTAGTGCTACCTCTCTCCTTCATTGCAATCACTTACGGAATCGTAATCTGGCGACTGTGGTCCAAGAGGACTATCGGGGTGTGGATACCGACTGCCGAGGACCTGAGGACCCGGCATAAGAAGAAAGCCGTGGTGATGATGGTGCTGGTTGTGGTGCTGTTTGCTTGCTGCTGGACACCACTACTTCTGTTTGACGTCATTGGGAGAGAAGAAAGTTTGAAGGCGTCTCAGACCAATCTGATTCTCAAGTACTTCCTCCAGTGGTTCGCTCTTAGCAGTGCCTGCTACAATCCTATCATTTATGCCTTCATGAATGAACGCTTTCGAAGGAAATTCACCAAACTCTGTTCGTGCAGGCGGGCGCGTGTTGAGCCCTTGAATAGCACACAGACAGCTGTACCGAGATTGAGAACATCCCGGTCGCCTCGCCTAATGTCTCATCAGTTTCAGGGGACCCCTAGGAGATTCTAG